One region of Microbacterium sufflavum genomic DNA includes:
- a CDS encoding DUF4352 domain-containing protein, translating into MKKHVLVWLLTAALLAGAWVVSKVTLPDDAATAAFPRVTRIGEEAAVRNLVVTITDVRLADRVEDADGWSADGTWLVVDLEAASAVTQDLSTLSLAQLAIGDRTFSATDRGTTFSQQRLVTGVPRAGSLAFELPDDVTDARATLRLGVAGAGIGKVLLDGVVDLPLDLADLPVESAILLDENGWARR; encoded by the coding sequence GTGAAGAAGCACGTCCTCGTGTGGCTGCTCACCGCGGCGCTGCTCGCCGGCGCGTGGGTGGTGTCGAAGGTCACGCTTCCGGACGACGCCGCGACGGCCGCGTTCCCCCGGGTCACGCGGATCGGCGAGGAGGCCGCCGTGCGCAACCTCGTCGTGACGATCACCGACGTGCGCCTGGCCGACCGGGTCGAAGACGCGGACGGCTGGTCGGCCGACGGCACCTGGCTGGTGGTCGACCTGGAGGCCGCGTCCGCCGTGACGCAGGACCTCAGCACCCTCTCGCTCGCGCAGCTCGCCATCGGCGACCGCACGTTCAGCGCCACCGATCGCGGGACGACGTTCTCGCAGCAGCGGCTGGTGACCGGCGTCCCCCGCGCGGGGAGCCTGGCCTTCGAGCTGCCAGACGACGTCACGGACGCCCGCGCCACCCTGCGCCTCGGGGTCGCGGGCGCCGGCATCGGCAAGGTGCTGCTCGACGGGGTCGTCGACCTGCCGCTCGACCTCGCCGACCTCCCGGTCGAGTCCGCGATCCTCCTCGACGAGAACGGGTGGGCCCGCCGATGA
- a CDS encoding acyl-CoA thioesterase: protein MNVIWRTLLVILGARRRVRQGKTLDPTAVSSVTVTTLPTDLDILRHMNNGRYLSLFDLGRWDHLIRTGLFDVMKQRGWYAVVSSETITFRKSLQLWQRFEVQSRFIGHDDRALFLEHRAVVDGEVYARAIVRARVLRRTGGTVSNEELFAAVGKPEGVPEIDAWVHDWAAASALPPVRTPAPSVWN from the coding sequence GTGAACGTGATCTGGCGGACCCTCCTCGTGATCCTCGGCGCGCGGCGTCGCGTGCGGCAGGGGAAGACCCTCGACCCGACCGCGGTGAGCAGCGTCACCGTCACGACCCTCCCCACCGACCTCGACATCCTCCGGCACATGAACAACGGCCGCTATCTGTCGCTGTTCGACCTCGGCCGCTGGGATCACCTGATCCGCACCGGGCTGTTCGACGTGATGAAGCAGCGCGGCTGGTACGCGGTCGTCTCGAGCGAGACCATCACGTTCCGCAAGTCGCTGCAGCTGTGGCAGCGCTTCGAGGTGCAGTCGCGGTTCATCGGCCACGACGACAGGGCGCTGTTCCTGGAGCACCGGGCCGTGGTCGACGGCGAGGTGTACGCCAGGGCCATCGTGCGGGCGCGCGTGCTGCGGCGCACGGGCGGCACCGTGAGCAACGAGGAGCTGTTCGCCGCGGTCGGCAAGCCGGAGGGCGTGCCGGAGATCGACGCCTGGGTGCACGACTGGGCGGCGGCGTCCGCCCTCCCGCCCGTGCGCACGCCCGCCCCCAGCGTCTGGAACTGA
- a CDS encoding GNAT family N-acetyltransferase — translation MSAEAQPEVIVRPVRDVDAEALGRVHAQCWHETYDHLISKAALEKVSPRRMAELWTHWAAQGPDFKMNAALVDGEIVGFVGSGPARDKDAPAFRELYFIYLLDAYHSTGIGQKLFDAAVEKDEPLYLWVAEDNPRAHRFYTRNGFHLDGASHTEPFLGETLTEVRFVRP, via the coding sequence ATGAGCGCCGAAGCCCAGCCCGAAGTCATCGTCCGTCCGGTCCGTGATGTGGATGCCGAAGCCCTCGGTCGCGTGCACGCGCAGTGCTGGCACGAGACCTACGATCACCTGATCAGCAAGGCCGCGCTGGAGAAGGTCTCGCCCCGCCGCATGGCCGAGCTGTGGACCCACTGGGCCGCGCAGGGCCCCGACTTCAAGATGAACGCGGCCCTCGTCGACGGCGAGATCGTCGGCTTCGTCGGCTCCGGCCCCGCCCGCGACAAGGACGCCCCCGCCTTCCGGGAGCTCTACTTCATCTACCTGCTCGACGCGTACCACTCCACCGGCATCGGCCAGAAGCTGTTCGACGCCGCGGTCGAGAAGGACGAGCCGCTCTACCTGTGGGTCGCGGAGGACAACCCCCGCGCGCACCGCTTCTACACGCGCAACGGCTTCCACCTCGACGGCGCCTCGCACACCGAGCCCTTCCTCGGCGAGACGCTCACCGAGGTCCGCTTCGTCCGTCCCTGA
- the coaE gene encoding dephospho-CoA kinase (Dephospho-CoA kinase (CoaE) performs the final step in coenzyme A biosynthesis.): MTAAILVGLTGGIAAGKSTVARALAAHGARIVDGDAAARAIVDPGTTDGAALLDRITALLGAEVRTADGSLDRAAVAARVFDDPALLSCYNALLRPALLAEVAARIAEARREPGVVVHEIPLLSRTTAPLPWTYDRVVTVEAAEAMRLRRLREERGHDAAEAERRLRAQGAEADRIAIADEVLRTDGTLADTLAATAVLWERLSAARPPR; encoded by the coding sequence GTGACGGCGGCGATCCTGGTCGGACTCACGGGCGGGATCGCCGCGGGGAAGAGCACGGTCGCGCGCGCCCTGGCCGCGCACGGTGCCCGCATCGTAGACGGTGACGCGGCCGCACGTGCCATCGTCGATCCCGGCACCACGGACGGCGCGGCGCTGCTCGACCGGATCACGGCGCTGCTCGGGGCCGAGGTCCGCACGGCGGACGGGTCTCTCGACCGGGCGGCGGTCGCGGCACGCGTGTTCGACGATCCCGCCCTCCTCTCCTGCTACAACGCCCTGCTGCGCCCGGCTCTGCTGGCCGAGGTGGCTGCGCGCATCGCCGAGGCCCGCCGCGAACCGGGTGTCGTGGTGCACGAGATCCCGCTGCTCAGCCGCACCACCGCCCCCCTGCCCTGGACGTACGACCGGGTCGTGACGGTCGAGGCCGCCGAGGCCATGCGCCTGCGACGGTTGCGGGAGGAGCGGGGGCACGATGCGGCCGAGGCCGAGCGGCGGCTCCGCGCACAGGGCGCCGAGGCCGACCGGATCGCGATTGCCGACGAGGTGCTGCGCACGGACGGCACCCTCGCCGACACTCTCGCCGCGACGGCCGTGCTGTGGGAGCGGCTCAGCGCTGCGCGTCCGCCGCGGTGA
- a CDS encoding NAD-dependent epimerase/dehydratase family protein translates to MSRVLVVGATGMIGSHVAADLAARGDAVTVMARREPSERDPRAIAGMPRLRGDYTDAGSAALLDGFDAVVFAAGNDIRHVPAAQEDDAFWERTQSVGVPRFAALAKTAGVGRFVQIGSYYHQLHPEWAERIPYVAARRDADERTRALSDDGFAAITLNPPSIVGADERGLRRFARMIAWTRGELDEPALFAPPGGTNYLSVRSLSQAVQGALDAGEGGRAYLVGDANLTYRDYFQLLADAAGSAHTIEERDEEHPFQPDRFIVQGRGAVIAYEPDPAETALLGYDRGDVERALAEIVTAADAQR, encoded by the coding sequence ATGAGCCGGGTGCTGGTGGTCGGCGCGACCGGGATGATCGGCAGTCACGTCGCCGCCGACCTCGCCGCGCGCGGTGACGCGGTGACCGTGATGGCGCGGCGCGAGCCGTCCGAGCGCGACCCCCGGGCCATCGCCGGGATGCCGCGCCTCCGGGGCGACTACACCGACGCCGGGTCCGCCGCGCTGCTCGACGGTTTCGACGCGGTCGTGTTCGCGGCGGGCAACGACATCCGCCACGTGCCCGCCGCGCAGGAGGACGACGCGTTCTGGGAGCGCACGCAGAGCGTCGGGGTGCCGCGCTTCGCCGCGCTCGCGAAGACCGCGGGCGTCGGCCGGTTCGTGCAGATCGGCAGCTACTACCACCAGCTGCACCCGGAGTGGGCGGAGCGGATCCCCTACGTGGCGGCGCGGCGCGACGCCGACGAGCGCACCCGCGCCCTGAGCGACGACGGTTTCGCGGCGATCACCCTGAACCCGCCGTCGATCGTCGGCGCCGATGAGCGCGGCCTGCGGCGGTTCGCCCGCATGATCGCGTGGACGCGCGGCGAGCTCGACGAACCCGCGCTGTTCGCCCCGCCCGGCGGCACCAACTACCTGTCGGTGCGCTCGCTCTCGCAGGCCGTACAGGGCGCGCTCGATGCGGGCGAAGGCGGGCGGGCCTACCTGGTGGGCGACGCGAACCTCACGTATCGCGACTACTTCCAGCTGCTCGCCGACGCCGCCGGCAGCGCGCACACGATCGAGGAGCGCGACGAGGAGCATCCGTTCCAGCCCGACCGCTTCATCGTGCAGGGCCGCGGCGCGGTGATCGCGTACGAGCCGGACCCCGCGGAGACCGCCCTGCTCGGCTACGACCGGGGCGATGTCGAGCGCGCGCTGGCGGAGATCGTCACCGCGGCGGACGCGCAGCGCTGA
- a CDS encoding MaoC/PaaZ C-terminal domain-containing protein → MSAGDWAGRDLGEQTVGYDERDAILYALSVGAAATDLDLVFEDRLRVLPSFGLTLAQWAPDVLAEAGAFDDRAVHGSQTLEVHRPLPRSGELRLSARVGDVWDKGSAAVFDVIVECAEFTATWSLFAPGAGGFGGERGPARAATDERPVGATAAVTTFPTQAALYRLTGDRHHIHIDPAASARIGQTVPILQGLCTLAATTLVLACEQGAHPADLRSLRGRFSGPVIPGDVLEVESWHGGDFELRRDGTSVISDGRAVFA, encoded by the coding sequence ATGAGCGCGGGCGACTGGGCCGGGCGCGACCTCGGCGAGCAGACAGTCGGCTACGACGAGCGCGACGCGATCCTCTACGCGCTGTCGGTCGGGGCCGCCGCGACCGACCTCGATCTCGTGTTCGAGGACCGTCTGCGCGTGCTCCCGTCGTTCGGGCTGACGCTCGCGCAGTGGGCGCCCGACGTGCTCGCCGAGGCGGGGGCGTTCGACGACCGCGCCGTGCACGGCTCGCAGACGCTGGAGGTGCACCGGCCGCTGCCGCGCTCGGGCGAGCTGCGGCTGTCCGCCCGCGTTGGCGACGTGTGGGACAAGGGTTCCGCGGCCGTGTTCGACGTGATCGTGGAGTGCGCCGAGTTCACCGCGACCTGGTCACTGTTCGCACCCGGTGCGGGCGGGTTCGGTGGGGAGCGGGGCCCGGCGCGGGCTGCCACCGACGAGCGACCGGTGGGTGCGACGGCCGCCGTGACGACGTTCCCGACGCAGGCCGCCCTGTACCGGCTGACCGGCGACCGCCACCACATCCACATCGATCCCGCGGCGTCCGCGCGGATCGGGCAGACCGTGCCGATCCTCCAGGGGCTGTGCACGCTCGCCGCCACCACCCTCGTCCTCGCTTGCGAGCAGGGCGCGCATCCGGCCGACCTCCGCTCGCTACGGGGCCGGTTCAGCGGTCCGGTCATCCCGGGCGATGTGCTCGAGGTCGAGTCGTGGCACGGCGGCGACTTCGAGTTGCGGCGCGACGGGACGTCCGTGATCTCCGACGGCCGGGCGGTGTTCGCATGA
- a CDS encoding SDR family oxidoreductase, which produces MAGILEGRVAIVTGAGRGLGREHALELARQGAKVVVNDLGTTLDGDGVSVGPAQEVVELIEAAGGEAIANGADIADFAQAGALVEQALTAFGRLDILVNNAGFVRDRMLVNAGEDEWDAVIRVHLKGHFAPLRHASAHWRAEAKAGRQPVARVVNTSSGAGLQGSIGQAAYSAAKGGIASLTLVAAAELQRYGVHVNAIAPSARTRMTEGPFADAMAAPADGFDRMDPANVSPVVAWLASADCDVTGRVLEIEGGRLCLEEGWRHGPRRDRDRRWDAAEVGEAVRALVAEAAAPEPVYGA; this is translated from the coding sequence ATGGCAGGAATACTCGAAGGCCGCGTGGCCATCGTCACCGGTGCCGGTCGCGGCCTCGGCCGAGAGCACGCGCTGGAGCTCGCGCGCCAGGGGGCGAAGGTGGTCGTGAATGACCTCGGCACGACCCTCGACGGTGACGGCGTCTCGGTCGGTCCGGCGCAGGAGGTCGTCGAGCTCATCGAGGCCGCCGGGGGAGAGGCGATCGCGAACGGCGCCGACATCGCCGACTTCGCGCAGGCCGGGGCCCTCGTCGAGCAGGCGCTCACGGCGTTCGGACGACTGGACATCCTCGTGAACAACGCCGGGTTCGTGCGCGACCGCATGCTGGTCAACGCCGGCGAGGACGAGTGGGACGCGGTGATCCGCGTGCACCTCAAGGGGCACTTCGCGCCGCTGCGCCACGCGAGCGCGCACTGGCGTGCCGAGGCCAAGGCCGGGCGGCAGCCGGTCGCCCGCGTCGTGAACACCTCGTCCGGCGCCGGGCTCCAGGGCAGCATCGGGCAGGCGGCCTACTCCGCCGCGAAGGGCGGCATCGCCTCCCTCACCCTCGTGGCCGCCGCCGAGCTGCAGCGGTACGGCGTGCACGTCAACGCGATCGCCCCATCCGCCCGCACGCGCATGACCGAGGGGCCCTTCGCCGACGCGATGGCCGCGCCCGCGGACGGCTTCGATCGCATGGACCCGGCGAACGTCTCGCCCGTGGTCGCCTGGCTCGCCAGCGCGGACTGCGACGTCACCGGCCGCGTGCTGGAGATCGAGGGCGGCCGCCTCTGCCTGGAGGAGGGATGGCGGCACGGGCCCCGGCGTGACCGGGATCGGCGGTGGGACGCGGCCGAGGTCGGCGAGGCGGTGCGGGCCCTGGTCGCCGAAGCTGCTGCCCCCGAGCCGGTGTACGGCGCATGA
- a CDS encoding enoyl-CoA hydratase family protein — protein sequence MTITSTLHPRGVRTVTMDYPPVNALPVAGWFDVAAAMREATADAETRVVILRAEGRGFNAGVDIKEMQRIEGFSGILGANRGCYEAFKAIYECAVPVIAAVNGFCLGGGIGLVGNSDVIVASDDATFGVPEVDRGALGAATHLARLVPQHLLRSLYFTSRTVTAQRLAEFGSVDAVVPRADLDATALALAEEIAAKDPRVIRAAKEALNGIDPIDVNRSYRFEQGFTFELNLAGVADQHRDAFVATGENLTT from the coding sequence ATGACGATCACTTCCACCCTGCACCCTCGCGGCGTCCGCACCGTCACGATGGACTACCCGCCGGTGAACGCACTCCCCGTCGCCGGGTGGTTCGACGTGGCCGCCGCGATGCGCGAGGCCACGGCCGACGCCGAGACCCGCGTCGTCATCCTCCGCGCCGAGGGCCGCGGGTTCAACGCGGGCGTCGACATCAAGGAGATGCAGCGCATCGAGGGCTTCTCCGGCATCCTCGGCGCCAACCGCGGCTGTTACGAGGCGTTCAAGGCCATCTACGAGTGCGCCGTTCCGGTCATCGCCGCCGTCAACGGTTTCTGCCTGGGCGGCGGGATCGGCCTCGTCGGCAACAGCGACGTGATCGTCGCCTCCGACGACGCGACCTTCGGCGTGCCCGAAGTGGACCGCGGCGCGCTCGGCGCCGCCACCCACCTGGCCCGCCTCGTGCCGCAGCATCTGCTGCGCTCGCTGTACTTCACGAGCCGCACGGTGACGGCGCAGCGTCTCGCGGAGTTCGGATCCGTCGACGCGGTGGTGCCACGCGCCGACCTCGACGCGACCGCGCTCGCGCTCGCGGAGGAGATCGCCGCGAAGGACCCGCGCGTCATCCGCGCCGCCAAGGAGGCGCTGAACGGCATCGACCCGATCGACGTCAACCGCAGCTACCGGTTCGAGCAGGGCTTCACGTTCGAGCTCAACCTCGCCGGCGTCGCCGACCAGCACCGCGACGCGTTCGTCGCGACCGGCGAGAACCTGACGACATGA
- a CDS encoding CoA transferase subunit A, with product MTTAGSAADLAPLIRDGMTIGVGGWGSRRKPMALVRQIVLSGARDLRIVSFGGPDVGLLCATGQASEIVHGFVSLDSIAIDPYFADARQSGAVRSVEYDEAMLVAGLRAAARRLPFEATRAGAGSDAVSRNPQIRTITSPYADAEVLVAMPAVPLDLALLHLDRADAAGTAVCLGPDLFFDDLFAGAAAHTVVSVEEVVDTAALWTGLGPTARFLDRTLTDRIVHAPGGAGFTAHPPHHDRDEEGQRAYAAAAASPADREAYLTRFRAGELAPRTSEAATQ from the coding sequence ATGACCACCGCCGGATCCGCCGCCGATCTCGCGCCGCTGATCCGCGACGGCATGACGATCGGCGTCGGCGGCTGGGGTTCACGGCGTAAGCCGATGGCCCTCGTGCGGCAGATCGTGCTCTCCGGGGCGCGCGACCTGCGCATCGTCAGCTTCGGCGGACCGGACGTGGGCCTGCTCTGCGCCACTGGCCAGGCGTCCGAGATCGTGCACGGGTTCGTCTCGCTCGACAGCATCGCGATCGACCCTTACTTCGCGGACGCCCGGCAGTCCGGCGCGGTGCGCAGCGTGGAGTACGACGAGGCGATGCTGGTCGCCGGACTCCGCGCCGCCGCCCGGCGCCTGCCCTTCGAGGCCACCCGGGCGGGGGCGGGCTCGGACGCCGTCAGCCGCAACCCCCAGATCCGCACGATCACATCGCCCTACGCCGACGCCGAGGTGCTGGTGGCGATGCCCGCCGTGCCCCTCGACCTCGCCCTGCTCCACCTCGACCGGGCCGACGCCGCCGGCACCGCCGTGTGCCTCGGGCCGGACCTGTTCTTCGACGACCTGTTCGCGGGCGCGGCGGCGCACACCGTGGTGAGCGTGGAGGAGGTGGTGGACACCGCCGCGCTGTGGACGGGGCTCGGCCCCACGGCGCGCTTCCTCGACCGCACGCTCACCGACCGGATCGTGCATGCCCCGGGCGGAGCCGGGTTCACGGCGCATCCGCCCCATCACGACCGCGACGAGGAGGGGCAGCGCGCCTACGCCGCCGCGGCCGCCTCGCCCGCGGACCGTGAGGCGTATCTGACCCGGTTCCGGGCGGGCGAGCTCGCCCCGCGGACGAGTGAGGCGGCGACACAATGA
- a CDS encoding CoA-transferase gives MTATRAEVAIAACSDLFRGAGTILASPVGIVPTVGVRLARLTHAPGLLLSDGEATLYADTPAVDEPFREPEAPLPYAQLFELIARGRRHVIMGAAQLDRHGDQNLSAIGDRDRPTRQLLGARAAATNTVNHATSYWVARHSPRVFVDRVDVVTGVGPARARTAGAHRFHDVRRIVTDLAVLDLTGPGATVALVSLHPGVTLDRVVAATGFPLHIPAVVPETRQPTAEELRLVRERLDPRGLRDREVIAS, from the coding sequence ATGACGGCCACGCGCGCCGAGGTCGCGATCGCCGCGTGCAGCGACCTCTTCCGCGGCGCGGGCACGATCCTCGCGAGCCCCGTCGGCATCGTGCCCACCGTCGGGGTGCGGCTCGCGCGGCTCACGCACGCGCCCGGCCTGCTGCTCAGCGACGGCGAAGCCACCCTGTACGCCGACACCCCCGCCGTCGACGAGCCGTTCCGCGAGCCGGAGGCGCCGCTCCCCTACGCGCAGCTGTTCGAGCTGATCGCCCGCGGTCGCCGCCACGTGATCATGGGGGCCGCACAGCTCGACCGCCACGGCGACCAGAACCTGTCCGCGATCGGCGACCGCGACCGTCCCACCCGGCAGCTGCTCGGCGCCAGGGCCGCCGCCACGAACACCGTCAACCACGCGACCAGCTACTGGGTCGCCCGCCACAGCCCGCGCGTGTTCGTGGACCGGGTGGACGTGGTCACGGGCGTCGGGCCGGCCAGGGCGCGCACGGCCGGGGCCCACCGCTTCCACGACGTGCGCCGCATCGTCACCGACCTCGCGGTGCTCGACCTGACCGGCCCCGGCGCCACGGTCGCCCTCGTCAGCCTGCACCCCGGCGTGACCCTCGACCGGGTGGTCGCGGCCACCGGCTTCCCGCTGCACATCCCCGCCGTCGTCCCCGAGACCCGGCAGCCCACCGCCGAGGAGCTGCGCCTGGTGCGCGAGCGTCTCGACCCCCGCGGACTCCGCGACCGAGAGGTGATCGCATCATGA
- a CDS encoding NAD(P)H-dependent flavin oxidoreductase has product MTTPPQLSTPLTRLTGVDHPIVQTGMGWVAGARLVTATAQAGALGILASATMTIDELERQIIEVTERTDRPFGVNLRADAGDATERVELLIRHGVKVASFALAPRRELIERLKDHGVVVIPSIGAVRHAEKVAAWGADAVMVQGGEGGGHTGAVPTSILLPSVVAAVDIPVIAAGGFHDGRGLAAALAYGAAGVGMGTRFLLTSDSSVPEAVKRRYLDFGLDGTVVTTKADGMPHRLLRTEFVEGLEGGSGVSRLLPTLRRSWEFKKLSGLSWPQLVRDAVSMKKATGRSWTQMTLAANTPMLLKAGLVDGDTSAGMLAAGQVVGLIDDLPSCEELVDRVVRDAVAHLRAAASCVLA; this is encoded by the coding sequence ATGACCACGCCCCCGCAGCTCTCCACGCCGCTCACGCGCCTGACCGGCGTCGACCATCCGATCGTGCAGACCGGCATGGGCTGGGTCGCCGGCGCCCGCCTGGTCACCGCCACCGCGCAGGCCGGAGCGCTGGGCATCCTCGCCTCCGCCACCATGACCATCGACGAGCTCGAACGGCAGATCATCGAGGTGACCGAGCGCACCGACCGGCCCTTCGGCGTGAACCTGCGCGCCGACGCCGGGGATGCCACCGAGCGCGTCGAACTGCTCATCCGGCACGGCGTGAAGGTCGCCAGCTTCGCTCTCGCCCCACGACGCGAGCTGATCGAGCGACTCAAGGACCACGGCGTGGTCGTGATCCCCTCGATCGGGGCCGTGCGGCACGCCGAGAAGGTCGCGGCGTGGGGTGCGGACGCCGTGATGGTGCAGGGCGGTGAGGGCGGCGGTCACACCGGCGCCGTGCCCACCTCGATCCTGCTGCCCTCGGTGGTCGCGGCCGTCGACATCCCCGTGATCGCGGCCGGCGGCTTCCACGACGGACGGGGTCTCGCCGCCGCGCTCGCGTACGGCGCCGCCGGGGTCGGGATGGGCACGCGGTTCCTGCTCACGAGCGACAGTTCGGTGCCCGAGGCCGTGAAGCGGCGATACCTCGACTTCGGGCTGGACGGCACGGTCGTCACCACGAAGGCCGACGGCATGCCCCACCGCCTGCTGCGCACCGAGTTCGTGGAGGGACTGGAGGGCGGAAGCGGGGTGTCCCGCCTGCTGCCGACGCTGCGCCGGTCGTGGGAGTTCAAGAAGCTGAGCGGCCTGAGCTGGCCGCAGCTGGTGCGGGATGCCGTGTCGATGAAGAAGGCGACCGGGCGCTCCTGGACGCAGATGACCCTCGCCGCGAACACTCCGATGCTGCTGAAGGCCGGGCTCGTCGACGGCGACACCTCCGCGGGCATGCTCGCCGCCGGCCAGGTGGTGGGGCTGATCGACGACCTCCCCAGCTGCGAGGAGCTCGTCGACCGCGTGGTGCGCGACGCCGTGGCCCACCTCCGCGCCGCCGCCTCCTGCGTCCTCGCCTGA
- a CDS encoding acetyl-CoA C-acetyltransferase gives MAEAYIVDAVRSPVGKRGGSLSGIHPADLGAHSLKALVERTGIDPGALDDVIIGATDTIGGQAGNVGRSAVLVAGFPEHVPGVTIDRQCGSSQQAVHFAAQAVMSGTSDLVIAGGLQNMSQLPISSAMVAGEAYGFTTPFAESPGWQERYPGQEISQFVGAEMIAEKWDITREEMERFALESHQRAARAQDEGRFDGEIAPLNGLDRDEGVRRDTSLERMAGLQTLTPGGRLTAAVASQISDASSAVLVASAQAVKDHGLTPRARIHHLSVRGDSPVFMLTAPIPATRYAMERTGMSLDDIDLFEVNEAFASVVLAWMRETGVPHEKVNVNGGGIALGHPIGATGTRLMTTLLNELERTGGRYGLQTMCEGGGLANVTIIERL, from the coding sequence ATGGCAGAGGCATACATCGTCGACGCGGTCCGCTCGCCCGTCGGGAAGCGGGGCGGCTCGCTGTCCGGCATCCACCCGGCCGACCTCGGCGCGCACAGCCTGAAGGCGCTCGTGGAGCGGACGGGCATCGACCCTGGCGCGCTCGACGACGTGATCATCGGCGCGACCGACACGATCGGAGGACAGGCGGGCAACGTGGGTCGCTCCGCCGTGCTCGTCGCTGGCTTCCCCGAGCACGTGCCCGGCGTCACGATCGACCGGCAGTGCGGTTCGAGCCAGCAGGCCGTGCACTTCGCCGCGCAGGCCGTGATGAGCGGGACCAGCGACCTGGTGATCGCCGGCGGTCTCCAGAACATGTCGCAGCTGCCGATCTCCTCGGCCATGGTGGCCGGAGAGGCATACGGCTTCACCACGCCGTTCGCCGAGTCGCCGGGCTGGCAGGAGCGCTACCCCGGGCAGGAGATCTCGCAGTTCGTCGGCGCGGAGATGATCGCCGAGAAGTGGGACATCACGCGCGAGGAGATGGAGCGGTTCGCGCTGGAGAGCCATCAGCGGGCGGCCAGAGCGCAGGACGAGGGTCGGTTCGACGGCGAGATCGCCCCGCTGAACGGGCTCGACCGCGACGAGGGCGTGCGCCGCGACACCTCGCTCGAGCGCATGGCGGGCCTGCAGACGCTCACCCCCGGCGGACGGCTCACGGCTGCCGTGGCCTCGCAGATCAGCGACGCCTCTAGCGCGGTGCTCGTCGCGAGCGCGCAGGCGGTGAAGGACCACGGGCTCACGCCCCGCGCGCGCATCCACCACCTGTCGGTGCGCGGCGACAGCCCGGTGTTCATGCTCACCGCGCCGATCCCCGCCACGCGGTACGCGATGGAGCGCACGGGCATGAGCCTCGACGACATCGACCTGTTCGAGGTGAACGAGGCCTTCGCGTCGGTCGTGCTCGCCTGGATGCGCGAGACCGGGGTGCCGCACGAGAAGGTGAACGTGAACGGGGGCGGCATCGCCCTCGGTCACCCGATCGGCGCGACGGGCACCCGTCTCATGACGACGCTGCTGAACGAGCTCGAACGCACCGGCGGTCGCTACGGTCTGCAGACCATGTGCGAGGGCGGCGGTCTCGCCAACGTCACCATCATCGAGCGCCTCTGA
- a CDS encoding SDR family oxidoreductase yields MSSSAPAYVPGHGLLDGKRVVITAAAGAGIGQAAAVRCLEEGAALVVLGDTHAGRLAETQSELGDRFGADRVRTAVCDVTVEDQVAALLDLAEDGGAIDVMINNAGLGGSVSILDMTDEQWDRVIDVTLTGTFRCLRAVGRRMVAAGTAGVIVNNASVIGWRAQVEQAHYAAAKAGVMALTRSAAMDFAPHGIRVNAVSPSLAMHPFLEKVTSPELLEQLKAREAFGRAAEPWEVANVMVFLASAYSSYMTGEVVAVSSQHA; encoded by the coding sequence ATGAGCTCTTCCGCCCCCGCCTACGTCCCCGGTCACGGCCTGCTCGACGGGAAGCGCGTCGTCATCACGGCCGCCGCCGGAGCCGGCATCGGTCAGGCCGCCGCGGTCCGCTGCCTGGAGGAGGGCGCGGCGCTCGTGGTGCTCGGCGACACGCACGCCGGCCGCCTCGCCGAGACGCAGAGCGAGCTGGGTGACCGTTTCGGCGCCGACCGCGTGCGCACCGCCGTGTGCGACGTGACCGTCGAGGACCAGGTCGCCGCCCTCCTCGACCTCGCGGAGGACGGCGGCGCGATCGACGTGATGATCAACAACGCCGGGCTCGGCGGGTCGGTGTCGATCCTCGACATGACCGACGAGCAGTGGGACAGGGTGATCGACGTGACCCTCACCGGCACGTTCCGGTGCCTGCGCGCGGTCGGCCGCCGCATGGTCGCGGCGGGCACGGCCGGCGTCATCGTCAACAACGCGTCCGTGATCGGCTGGCGCGCGCAGGTGGAGCAGGCCCACTACGCCGCCGCGAAGGCCGGCGTGATGGCGCTCACCCGCAGCGCGGCGATGGATTTCGCGCCGCACGGCATCCGCGTGAACGCCGTGTCACCGAGCCTCGCGATGCACCCGTTCCTGGAGAAGGTCACCTCGCCCGAGCTGCTGGAGCAGCTGAAAGCGCGCGAGGCGTTCGGCCGGGCCGCGGAACCCTGGGAGGTCGCCAACGTCATGGTGTTCCTCGCCAGCGCATACTCCTCTTATATGACCGGCGAGGTCGTCGCCGTCAGCAGTCAGCACGCGTGA